The following proteins are co-located in the Fusobacteria bacterium ZRK30 genome:
- a CDS encoding acyl-CoA dehydratase activase, which yields MYQIGIDIGSTAAKVAVMKKTDILETFVLPTGWSSIDTANNIKKRLSDMGVEESNSKVVATGYGRVSVPFADKTITEITCHAVGAKHFIGENTTVVDIGGQDTKVISLEDGVVKDFTMNDKCSAGTGKFIEVMSNSLGVDIDTLTDLAREGAGIEITSMCTVFAESEVISLIGRGEKRENIAFGIVDSVIKKVNSLCSRHGESESYFLTGGLSRNPYILDELSKAIGKKVVTHQLGRYAGAIGAAILAKKIKK from the coding sequence ATGTATCAAATTGGAATAGATATTGGATCTACAGCAGCCAAGGTTGCAGTTATGAAAAAAACAGACATCTTGGAAACTTTTGTTCTGCCAACTGGATGGAGCAGTATCGATACTGCTAATAATATAAAAAAAAGATTGAGTGATATGGGGGTAGAAGAATCAAACTCTAAAGTTGTTGCTACAGGTTATGGAAGGGTTTCAGTTCCCTTCGCTGATAAAACAATTACAGAGATAACCTGTCATGCAGTAGGAGCAAAACACTTTATTGGAGAGAATACAACAGTTGTAGATATCGGCGGGCAGGATACCAAGGTTATTTCATTAGAAGATGGAGTGGTTAAAGATTTTACCATGAATGATAAATGTTCTGCCGGAACAGGTAAATTTATAGAGGTTATGTCAAACTCTCTTGGGGTAGATATAGATACTTTAACGGATTTAGCTAGGGAAGGTGCTGGGATAGAGATAACTTCTATGTGTACTGTTTTTGCTGAATCAGAGGTTATAAGTCTTATCGGCAGGGGAGAAAAAAGAGAAAATATAGCATTTGGAATAGTGGATTCTGTAATAAAAAAAGTAAATTCATTGTGTTCAAGACACGGGGAATCAGAAAGCTACTTTCTTACAGGGGGACTTTCAAGAAATCCATATATATTGGATGAGCTGTCTAAAGCTATAGGAAAAAAAGTTGTAACCCATCAATTGGGGAGATATGCAGGAGCCATTGGAGCTGCTATTTTGGCTAAAAAAATAAAGAAATAA
- a CDS encoding GTP-binding protein → MRMIKVEVVSGFLGAGKTTFINKRLKELKEKLREEKIVLIENEFGDISIDSEFIMEGVKIEEISSGCICCVLKENFKESLEKIIENDIDRIIIEPTGLGLLGEILKILKSEKISQRCEIVAVTTVIDGKNYMEQVEIFGSFFMDQIENAETIYISKTDHMDIEIVSEVEESLKEINSKAKTVFETIDIKSMSITDFEIDIERLKQILEILSSEQYGKVLRGKGFLGNYSFNIVNGEYELVEERVKKNNKLILIGDLDRGKITKLFK, encoded by the coding sequence ATGAGGATGATTAAGGTCGAAGTTGTTTCTGGTTTTTTAGGAGCCGGGAAAACAACTTTTATAAATAAGAGATTGAAAGAGCTGAAGGAAAAATTGAGGGAAGAAAAAATAGTTTTGATTGAAAATGAATTTGGAGATATATCCATAGACAGTGAATTTATAATGGAAGGGGTAAAGATAGAAGAGATATCCAGTGGGTGTATCTGCTGTGTTTTAAAGGAAAACTTTAAGGAATCCCTGGAAAAAATAATAGAGAATGATATCGACAGGATCATAATTGAACCTACAGGTTTGGGACTGCTGGGAGAAATTTTAAAGATATTGAAAAGTGAAAAAATATCTCAAAGATGCGAAATTGTTGCGGTAACTACGGTTATTGACGGAAAAAATTATATGGAACAGGTGGAGATATTCGGTAGTTTTTTCATGGATCAAATAGAAAATGCCGAAACCATCTATATAAGTAAAACAGACCATATGGATATTGAAATAGTTTCTGAGGTAGAAGAATCACTGAAAGAGATAAATTCCAAGGCAAAAACTGTTTTTGAGACTATAGATATAAAAAGTATGTCTATAACGGATTTTGAGATAGACATAGAAAGATTAAAGCAGATATTAGAAATTTTATCCTCTGAGCAGTATGGGAAGGTCCTAAGAGGAAAGGGTTTTTTGGGGAATTATTCATTTAATATTGTAAATGGAGAATATGAACTAGTGGAAGAAAGGGTGAAAAAAAACAATAAATTAATTCTCATAGGTGATTTAGACAGAGGAAAGATAACAAAATTATTTAAATAA
- a CDS encoding uroporphyrinogen decarboxylase family protein, whose product MKPLEREKMIEKTGSADRILTCPFIDMFGAQLINKNIREVNLSGRLMADLEIEAYRIFGHDGVSVGPGLYGVPEALGVVLDLPETSYPYVKKYVEIDYDNIESLPICDSKSDGRLPIFLEGVRILIDEVSDEVSVGSSVAGPFSTAATVIGTEKFLKDIRKNPEGVHRLLKRVTQSVLGYMDAVMDMGIVPSMPDPVASGTLISTKTFREFALPYLEICVEHIRNRMGRGPALHICGTTKKHWLEIKKLNLSALSLDNIDDIGEACETLGDKFCIIGNVDPVNVVLNGTRESIHREVKKCIDKAYNNPKGFVLATGCDIPINASPKNVKYFMEAARLYSRFREK is encoded by the coding sequence ATGAAACCGTTAGAAAGAGAAAAGATGATAGAAAAGACAGGAAGTGCAGATAGAATTTTAACCTGTCCCTTTATAGATATGTTTGGAGCTCAGCTCATCAATAAAAACATCAGGGAAGTAAATTTATCGGGAAGACTCATGGCAGATCTTGAAATAGAAGCCTATAGAATTTTTGGCCATGATGGTGTCAGTGTAGGACCTGGGTTATACGGAGTACCAGAGGCTTTAGGAGTGGTTTTGGATCTGCCAGAGACCAGTTATCCATATGTGAAAAAATATGTAGAAATAGACTATGATAATATAGAATCTTTACCTATATGTGACTCTAAATCAGATGGGAGATTACCTATTTTTTTAGAAGGGGTAAGGATACTCATAGACGAAGTTTCAGATGAAGTATCTGTGGGAAGCAGTGTTGCAGGACCATTTAGTACTGCCGCAACAGTTATAGGAACAGAAAAATTTCTAAAGGATATAAGAAAAAATCCAGAAGGAGTTCACCGATTATTAAAAAGAGTCACCCAAAGTGTACTGGGCTATATGGATGCTGTGATGGATATGGGAATAGTTCCTAGTATGCCTGATCCTGTAGCTTCAGGAACTCTTATAAGCACTAAAACTTTTAGAGAATTTGCACTTCCATATTTGGAGATATGTGTAGAACATATCAGAAATAGGATGGGAAGGGGGCCTGCTCTTCATATATGTGGGACTACAAAAAAACATTGGCTGGAGATAAAAAAACTTAATTTGTCAGCTCTTAGTTTAGATAATATCGATGATATTGGAGAAGCATGTGAAACTCTAGGGGATAAATTTTGTATCATAGGAAATGTTGATCCTGTAAATGTCGTATTGAATGGAACTAGAGAAAGTATCCATAGGGAAGTAAAAAAGTGTATAGATAAAGCGTACAATAATCCTAAGGGGTTTGTTCTGGCTACAGGATGTGATATACCTATAAATGCATCTCCTAAAAATGTAAAATATTTTATGGAAGCAGCCAGACTGTACAGTCGTTTTAGAGAAAAATAA
- a CDS encoding uroporphyrinogen decarboxylase family protein, protein MEVKKDILTSKERVMAFLQGKNIDRIPCMPIVTSNASHLIGRTINEFQLDPKIMADSYIAAYERYKYDLSYLFTNTSYVAEAMGQKLVYYDDEPACTHNPIIQSREDLNKIKIADKNDGKFPIFFEALDILNEKVGDEVISAVCFSGPLSTAATLRGTQDFVKEMYNDPEFCMDLLKMTTESCKNFMKECIDHNALPIILEPISSGSILSPKLYKKFSSPFTKELVDLAHEMNSLIALHICGKTHKIIDLMADTKADILSIDICDLNVAREKVAGKSAILGNITPADELLFGTREDIMKVCKKVLQEMEGYEGGFVLSSGCEIPKKVPFENIDAMMDAARSYGAYDFKSETK, encoded by the coding sequence ATGGAAGTAAAAAAGGATATATTGACATCTAAAGAAAGAGTTATGGCGTTTTTACAGGGTAAGAATATAGACAGAATTCCGTGTATGCCCATAGTAACATCAAATGCATCTCATTTGATAGGCAGAACTATCAATGAATTTCAACTAGATCCGAAGATTATGGCTGACTCCTATATTGCTGCATATGAAAGATATAAGTATGATTTATCGTATTTATTTACCAATACCTCCTATGTTGCAGAAGCCATGGGACAGAAATTAGTCTATTATGACGATGAACCAGCATGCACCCATAATCCTATTATACAATCAAGGGAAGATCTGAATAAGATTAAGATTGCAGATAAAAATGACGGGAAATTTCCGATCTTCTTTGAAGCTCTGGATATATTAAATGAAAAAGTCGGAGATGAAGTGATTTCAGCTGTATGTTTTTCCGGTCCGTTATCTACTGCTGCTACTTTGAGAGGAACCCAGGATTTTGTAAAGGAGATGTATAATGATCCTGAGTTTTGTATGGATTTACTCAAAATGACAACCGAAAGCTGTAAAAATTTTATGAAGGAATGCATAGATCATAATGCACTGCCTATAATTTTAGAGCCGATCTCTTCTGGAAGTATACTAAGTCCTAAATTATATAAGAAATTTTCATCACCATTTACCAAAGAATTAGTGGACTTAGCTCATGAGATGAACTCCCTTATAGCTCTTCATATCTGTGGGAAAACACATAAAATTATCGATCTTATGGCAGATACAAAAGCAGATATTTTAAGTATAGATATCTGTGATTTGAATGTTGCCAGGGAAAAGGTAGCCGGGAAATCAGCAATACTCGGAAATATAACGCCGGCAGATGAATTATTATTTGGAACAAGGGAAGATATAATGAAGGTCTGTAAAAAAGTATTACAAGAGATGGAAGGATATGAAGGTGGTTTTGTATTGTCTTCAGGGTGTGAAATTCCAAAAAAAGTACCATTTGAAAATATAGACGCAATGATGGATGCAGCGAGAAGTTATGGTGCTTATGATTTTAAAAGTGAGACCAAATAA
- a CDS encoding corrinoid protein, whose protein sequence is MTKKELFEEIKNNLIEMEEEVVEELCKKSLEIGIPAKETIQEGLIAGMEVVGQLYEEEEYFLPEVLICSDAMNIGIDVLKPHLEGDVSSDKIRAVIGVVEGDTHDIGKNLVKIMLEAGGIEVHDLGRDVVLDEFVNKAKEVDAHFIIMSTLMTTTMEGMKTVIEKLKTEGLRDSVKVAIGGGPISQRFATEIGADLYTKDANEAVRKIKEIHEAA, encoded by the coding sequence ATGACTAAAAAAGAATTATTTGAAGAAATTAAAAACAATTTAATTGAGATGGAAGAAGAAGTTGTAGAGGAACTATGTAAAAAATCACTTGAAATAGGAATACCGGCAAAAGAAACTATCCAGGAAGGTTTGATTGCAGGAATGGAAGTTGTAGGTCAGCTGTATGAAGAGGAAGAATATTTTCTGCCTGAAGTATTGATCTGTTCAGATGCTATGAATATAGGAATAGACGTATTAAAACCTCATTTAGAAGGAGATGTATCTAGCGATAAAATAAGAGCAGTGATAGGTGTAGTAGAAGGAGATACCCATGATATCGGAAAGAACTTGGTTAAAATCATGTTAGAAGCCGGAGGTATAGAGGTCCATGATCTAGGAAGAGATGTTGTATTAGATGAGTTTGTAAATAAAGCAAAGGAAGTAGATGCTCATTTTATTATTATGTCTACCCTCATGACAACTACCATGGAAGGGATGAAAACAGTTATTGAAAAATTAAAAACCGAAGGACTAAGAGATTCAGTAAAGGTTGCCATAGGAGGAGGGCCTATCTCCCAAAGGTTTGCAACTGAGATCGGAGCAGATCTGTACACTAAGGATGCCAATGAAGCTGTCAGAAAGATAAAAGAAATTCATGAGGCGGCATAG
- a CDS encoding ASKHA domain-containing protein, with protein sequence MKDNYKKENHSLVTVRYKNKKIKVEKGTILSDAIRLMEEKIETPCNCMGICKKCQIKVNGNLSPKEKIEGSLPKEVRLACITKVLGDVEVFELTDSELKISEEEINLDIDTEERGRVLAIDVGTTGVSARLIDLDKKRITGNYSGLNYQSEYGADVLSRITYCIQSDVTDLQNAIRSQIKDIVKKVGTTDRIAIAGNTTMQHLIYGENPKSLAISPYEPVFLEEKSFFIDDIETTLLSNASSYVGADIVSGVAAIKLEEKNNTLFIDIGTNGEMVLSIDGKLHGTSTAAGPAFEGMNIECGMRAGNGAIEGFEIVETENKFNIKTIGETPTGICGSGLLDIMSEFVKHKIVLKSGKLNPRMKPEFKEKLRDKKFYITENIYLSQGDIRQIQLAKGAIAAGVKLLLLKVEKDISDIDEVIIAGSFGYHLNAESILNIGIISDFDGEISFAGNTSLNGCIGYLVNKEMKQKIRTTKIDVIELSKSAKFQDVFIKELQF encoded by the coding sequence GTGAAAGATAATTATAAGAAAGAGAATCATAGTCTGGTAACAGTCAGATATAAAAATAAAAAAATAAAGGTAGAAAAAGGAACTATATTAAGTGATGCCATAAGACTTATGGAGGAAAAAATAGAGACACCATGCAATTGTATGGGGATCTGTAAAAAGTGTCAGATAAAAGTAAATGGAAATCTATCTCCTAAAGAAAAAATAGAGGGAAGTCTCCCTAAAGAAGTCCGGCTGGCCTGTATAACAAAGGTATTGGGAGATGTAGAAGTTTTCGAACTGACAGACTCAGAACTAAAAATATCAGAAGAAGAGATAAATTTGGATATAGATACCGAGGAGAGGGGAAGGGTACTTGCTATAGATGTAGGGACAACAGGTGTTTCAGCTAGATTAATTGATTTGGATAAAAAAAGAATAACAGGAAATTATTCAGGTTTAAACTATCAGAGTGAATATGGAGCAGATGTACTGTCTAGAATTACATATTGTATACAAAGTGATGTTACAGACTTGCAAAATGCTATCCGAAGTCAAATAAAAGATATAGTGAAAAAAGTAGGAACTACAGACAGGATAGCAATTGCCGGAAATACTACTATGCAGCATCTGATCTATGGAGAAAACCCTAAGTCACTTGCGATCTCACCCTATGAACCTGTATTTTTAGAAGAAAAATCATTTTTCATAGATGATATAGAAACAACCTTACTTTCCAATGCTTCTAGCTATGTAGGAGCTGATATAGTTTCTGGTGTAGCAGCTATAAAATTAGAGGAAAAGAATAATACCCTGTTTATAGATATCGGAACAAACGGTGAGATGGTTTTATCTATTGACGGGAAACTACATGGGACATCGACTGCTGCCGGGCCTGCATTTGAAGGTATGAATATCGAGTGTGGAATGAGGGCAGGAAATGGTGCTATTGAAGGTTTTGAGATAGTTGAGACAGAAAATAAGTTTAATATAAAAACAATAGGAGAGACTCCTACAGGAATATGTGGAAGCGGACTATTAGACATCATGTCTGAATTTGTTAAACACAAGATTGTCTTAAAAAGCGGGAAATTAAATCCCCGAATGAAACCGGAATTCAAAGAAAAGTTAAGGGATAAAAAGTTTTATATAACTGAGAATATATATTTGAGCCAGGGGGATATCAGACAGATACAGTTAGCTAAGGGAGCTATTGCAGCAGGAGTAAAATTACTCCTTTTAAAAGTAGAAAAAGATATATCTGATATCGATGAGGTAATAATAGCCGGGTCATTCGGATATCATCTGAATGCTGAGAGTATATTAAATATAGGTATTATCTCTGATTTTGACGGAGAAATAAGTTTTGCTGGGAATACATCATTAAATGGTTGTATTGGGTACTTGGTTAATAAAGAGATGAAACAAAAAATAAGGACTACTAAGATCGATGTAATAGAGCTATCTAAGAGTGCAAAATTTCAGGATGTTTTTATAAAAGAACTACAATTTTAG
- a CDS encoding double-cubane-cluster-containing anaerobic reductase has translation MKKLNENSLPEKFEEFGEKRRDGFLTVKEFKDRGENVVGTFCTYTPKEVIYAANAHPISLCSVSEETIPAAEKHLPKNLCPLVKASYGFALTDKCPYMYFADMVVGETTCDGKKKMYELLGEIKDTHVMQLPQTQDKEHAMDLWKSEIRFLIKKLENKFDVKVTEEGLKESIKSCNEDRRLLKEFHELGKIKPSVISGFDMFTVLNGANYTFDKEKMRSNVRELIGDLKKKQEENNTAYTETTPRILVTGCPIGGVAEKVIKAIEDAGAVVVALENCQGYKELHEEVDETIDPVEAIAKKYLNIPCSVMTPNKGREELLKNMVDEYKVDGVVDMILQACHTYSIESHSVKRFLTKERNVPYIALETDYSTGDAGQIKTRMEAFIEML, from the coding sequence ATGAAAAAATTAAATGAAAACAGCTTACCGGAAAAATTTGAGGAGTTCGGGGAAAAAAGAAGGGATGGATTTCTTACTGTAAAGGAATTTAAAGACAGGGGAGAAAATGTAGTGGGAACTTTTTGTACATATACTCCAAAGGAAGTTATATATGCAGCCAATGCTCATCCTATATCACTTTGTTCTGTCAGTGAGGAGACTATTCCGGCAGCAGAAAAACATTTGCCAAAGAATCTATGTCCACTTGTAAAAGCCAGTTATGGATTTGCTCTTACTGATAAATGCCCGTATATGTATTTTGCCGATATGGTAGTTGGGGAAACAACTTGTGACGGGAAAAAGAAGATGTATGAACTCTTGGGAGAGATAAAAGATACCCATGTAATGCAATTGCCACAGACCCAGGATAAGGAACATGCAATGGATCTTTGGAAGAGTGAGATCAGGTTCTTAATAAAGAAATTAGAGAATAAATTTGATGTAAAGGTTACAGAAGAGGGATTAAAAGAATCAATCAAATCATGCAATGAAGACAGAAGGTTATTAAAGGAATTCCATGAACTTGGAAAGATAAAACCATCGGTTATATCAGGATTTGATATGTTTACTGTTTTAAATGGTGCAAACTATACATTTGATAAGGAAAAGATGAGAAGCAATGTAAGGGAACTTATAGGAGATTTAAAGAAAAAACAGGAAGAAAACAATACTGCATACACAGAAACAACACCAAGAATATTAGTAACAGGATGTCCTATAGGAGGAGTAGCTGAAAAAGTTATAAAAGCCATTGAAGATGCAGGAGCGGTAGTAGTAGCTTTAGAAAACTGTCAAGGATATAAGGAACTCCATGAGGAAGTAGATGAAACTATAGATCCTGTAGAAGCTATTGCTAAAAAATATCTAAACATTCCATGTTCTGTAATGACACCAAATAAAGGAAGGGAAGAGTTATTAAAAAATATGGTAGATGAATATAAGGTAGATGGTGTAGTAGATATGATATTACAAGCCTGTCATACCTATAGTATCGAAAGTCATAGTGTAAAAAGATTTTTAACTAAGGAAAGAAATGTTCCGTATATTGCTCTTGAAACAGATTATTCTACAGGAGATGCAGGACAGATAAAAACAAGGATGGAAGCATTTATAGAGATGCTGTAA
- a CDS encoding uroporphyrinogen decarboxylase — MTEKQRLIDVLNGKATDRPPVICPGGMMNAAVTEVVEGMKKNHNSDVDAMVKAAVKVHEITGFENYGVPFCMTIESEPFDVEVDLGSKLVEPRITKYNEGILNHLDEIKVKHSKRALVVLEAISKLKNDEIPVIGNITGPMSVVTSVIEPTDYYKMMRKDKVMAMKFLEVVTDYLIQFATEMIDSGADLIAMSDPSATGEILGKKNFEEFMIPMYKKISEAVHEKGVKIIIHICGKSKSILESLNKSGADSLSFDSAVGIRQAKEIIQAPIMGNVSTQLLDQGENEKVKLHTEAAIKDGTSIVSPACGLAMSTSIKNLKVMTDTVKSKG; from the coding sequence ATGACTGAAAAACAAAGACTGATAGATGTCTTAAATGGAAAAGCTACAGACAGGCCGCCTGTTATTTGTCCGGGAGGGATGATGAATGCTGCGGTAACAGAAGTTGTAGAAGGGATGAAAAAAAATCATAACAGTGACGTAGATGCAATGGTAAAAGCTGCTGTAAAAGTACATGAAATAACAGGGTTTGAAAATTATGGAGTCCCTTTTTGTATGACAATAGAGAGTGAACCTTTTGATGTGGAAGTGGATCTGGGGAGTAAATTAGTTGAACCGCGAATAACTAAATATAATGAGGGTATCTTAAACCATTTAGATGAGATAAAAGTAAAACATTCTAAAAGGGCTTTGGTTGTGCTAGAAGCAATATCAAAGCTAAAAAATGATGAAATCCCGGTAATCGGTAATATAACAGGTCCCATGAGTGTGGTGACATCTGTTATTGAACCAACAGACTATTATAAGATGATGAGAAAAGATAAAGTTATGGCTATGAAATTTTTAGAAGTCGTTACAGATTATTTGATTCAATTTGCCACTGAGATGATAGATAGTGGTGCTGACCTTATAGCTATGTCCGATCCAAGTGCTACAGGGGAGATCTTGGGGAAGAAAAATTTTGAAGAATTTATGATACCTATGTATAAAAAGATCTCAGAAGCAGTACATGAAAAAGGAGTAAAAATAATTATTCATATATGTGGCAAGAGTAAGAGTATTTTAGAAAGCTTAAATAAATCTGGAGCAGATTCCCTCAGTTTTGACTCAGCAGTAGGGATAAGGCAGGCTAAAGAAATAATCCAAGCTCCAATTATGGGGAATGTGAGTACTCAGCTTTTAGATCAGGGAGAGAATGAAAAAGTTAAATTACATACAGAGGCAGCTATAAAAGATGGAACCAGCATTGTATCACCAGCCTGTGGACTGGCCATGAGTACATCTATTAAAAATTTAAAAGTAATGACAGATACAGTAAAGAGTAAAGGGTGA
- a CDS encoding rhodanese-like domain-containing protein, whose amino-acid sequence MKKLLLVLGVMVVMAVQVMASNKVKIVDMNYVTEKLSSDAVIIDVRSEEVYNGKTPGRGIKGGHISGAINVPLDIFMDIEDDSVKLEFLKSKGVNSKTKIITYCNTGRKSQVLAEELVKLGYSDVNNYKGSMKEWGGVSTNIVVVK is encoded by the coding sequence ATGAAAAAATTATTATTGGTTTTAGGGGTTATGGTTGTGATGGCAGTTCAAGTAATGGCATCAAATAAAGTTAAAATTGTGGACATGAACTATGTAACGGAAAAGTTAAGCAGCGATGCAGTCATTATAGATGTGAGAAGTGAAGAGGTATATAACGGGAAAACACCGGGAAGAGGAATAAAAGGTGGACATATCTCAGGAGCAATAAATGTACCTTTGGACATATTTATGGATATAGAGGATGATTCGGTAAAGTTAGAGTTTCTTAAATCTAAGGGAGTGAATTCAAAAACTAAAATTATTACTTACTGTAATACAGGTAGAAAAAGCCAGGTTTTAGCAGAAGAATTGGTGAAATTGGGATATTCTGATGTAAATAATTATAAGGGAAGTATGAAAGAGTGGGGAGGAGTTTCTACAAATATAGTTGTAGTTAAATAA
- a CDS encoding Na+/H+ antiporter NhaC family protein, producing MKEENIKGSFKGLIPFFIFIGLYLGSGLVLQSQGVELAFYQLPAPIAAFAGIVSAFILFKGTITEKFNTFISGCGHQDIVIMCIIYLLAGAFAGVSKAMGGVDSTVNLGLTYIPAEYIAAGLFIIAGFISTATGTSIGAIVAIAPIAVGLAEKGGLSLPLVLAAVMGGAMLGDNLSIISDTTIAATRTQGVEMKDKFRVNILITAPAAIITIILLVVFGRPEVLPEVQNYDFNLIKILPYIFVLVFSLIGLNVFTVLTGGIALSGILGFAYGSFNFLGFSKEIYNGFTGMNEIFLLSFLTGGLATMVAKAGGIQWLLDKIQKSIRGPKTAQLGIGALVGLTDMAIANNTVAIIINGPIAKKLCRKYDVDPRKSSAILDIFSCIAQGFIPYGAQMLILVGFAGGKVTPLEVMPLLWYQQLLLLSVIISTHIPFADGLMRKKPWVWEADIEKG from the coding sequence ATGAAAGAAGAAAATATAAAAGGAAGTTTTAAGGGACTGATACCTTTCTTTATCTTTATTGGTCTTTATTTAGGAAGTGGTTTGGTTCTTCAATCTCAAGGTGTGGAGTTAGCATTTTATCAGCTGCCTGCTCCTATTGCGGCATTTGCCGGTATTGTCAGTGCGTTTATTCTTTTTAAGGGAACAATCACTGAAAAATTTAATACCTTTATCAGCGGATGTGGTCACCAGGATATAGTAATCATGTGTATAATTTATTTACTTGCCGGGGCTTTTGCCGGAGTATCTAAGGCCATGGGAGGAGTGGATTCTACGGTTAATCTGGGACTTACTTATATTCCTGCAGAGTATATAGCTGCCGGATTGTTTATTATAGCCGGGTTTATTTCTACAGCTACAGGAACTTCAATAGGAGCCATTGTTGCTATTGCTCCTATAGCTGTAGGATTAGCTGAAAAGGGAGGACTTTCCCTGCCATTGGTTCTTGCAGCAGTTATGGGTGGAGCCATGTTAGGAGATAATCTTTCGATAATTTCAGATACTACTATTGCTGCGACGAGAACACAAGGTGTAGAGATGAAGGATAAATTCAGGGTGAATATCTTAATTACGGCTCCTGCAGCTATTATTACTATTATATTATTAGTTGTTTTTGGAAGGCCGGAAGTATTGCCTGAAGTTCAAAATTATGATTTCAATTTAATTAAAATTTTGCCTTATATCTTTGTATTGGTATTTTCTTTGATAGGGCTGAATGTTTTCACTGTTCTAACTGGAGGAATTGCTCTTTCAGGAATACTAGGGTTTGCCTATGGAAGTTTTAATTTTCTTGGTTTTTCAAAGGAGATTTATAACGGGTTTACAGGGATGAATGAGATCTTTCTTCTTTCCTTCCTGACAGGTGGTCTGGCTACTATGGTTGCTAAAGCTGGAGGGATCCAGTGGCTCCTGGACAAGATACAAAAAAGTATCAGAGGACCTAAGACTGCTCAATTGGGGATAGGGGCATTGGTAGGACTTACAGATATGGCTATTGCCAACAATACTGTAGCTATCATTATAAATGGTCCGATAGCTAAAAAGCTGTGTAGAAAATATGATGTAGATCCGAGAAAAAGTTCAGCAATCCTGGATATTTTTTCATGCATAGCCCAGGGATTTATTCCATATGGAGCACAAATGCTGATTTTAGTTGGATTTGCAGGGGGAAAAGTAACGCCATTGGAAGTTATGCCACTATTATGGTATCAACAGTTATTGTTGTTATCTGTGATAATTTCAACTCATATACCCTTTGCTGACGGTCTTATGAGAAAAAAACCATGGGTATGGGAAGCAGATATAGAAAAGGGATAG